The Musa acuminata AAA Group cultivar baxijiao chromosome BXJ1-8, Cavendish_Baxijiao_AAA, whole genome shotgun sequence genomic sequence GTTTCAACTAGAGTTgacaaattttggttttatcctttGATTTTGGATGATTTGTACTTCTCTTGGAGACTGATTCCAATCTGCAAAACTTGGCTATATTCTTAAGGTTCTCGACATTTTTGTCCCTTTAACTTTATGAACATCCAGCAACTATCTTATCGATCTGTTGTAATAGTTGGACATAATTACATTAGAGTTGACCTTTTTCACCAGAATATATGTTGATGTTGGATGATATGGTTTTATTTGAGAAGAAACTGTCTTTATATACTATTGACAGGATACTAATAAGCCTCTCTTTATAGTAGTTTCTGAATTAATTCTGACTGGTGACAAGGTAAAGCATTGTGTGAAGGCTTTAAAAGTTTACTTGAAATGCTATGACTAATGGGTATCAGTTAGCCATATTGATGTCTACAATCAAGTTTAATAGCATGTTGATGTATTCTTCTACTGATTCGCATACATTATGTGTTTGTGTAGTAATTTTCTTGTTTCATATAACAGGGTTCCACCACCACATTTGTCACCTTTTGTTGACAATGAAGCTGAAGGATATATTCCTGAGTATGCAGAAACAATCAAGCGCCTTCAAGCTGCAGCCAAGAAGCAAGTATTACCGATGCCAGGCGTAGAAAGTCAAGGTTTAGATGATCCACAGACTCTTTTGGTTGAAGGAATTATTGATCGTACCGAAGCTAATGAAGCTGCTGAAAAGAAGCGGAAGGTACATGCTCAATGATCTTTTGTCTTCTTTGATTATAAGATATAGTTTTAGTTCCTCTGAAATGATATAAGCTGATACTTAGGCAATGGTTGTTACAGTTGACGATGCTTGAGAAGCAGTACCATGATGAATTGAATATGGAACTCCAGGGAATCACATACTCTACGTCTTTGTCTAATAAGAACTTGCAAAGCTCAGTTGAGAATGTAAAAGAAGATACTATGACTACCCTGGAAGAAAGTGAGGATCTTTCTAAGGTTTCTATGTCTCGCAAAAAGAGGAAGCTTTATGAGGCTATGAAGGTACTCACTTGTTCCATTTACATATTTGCTTGTATCatttgcaaaaataaaaaaaatgttaatGGGGATCAGTTCATATAATTTTCTTAGAAAACTGTCATCAAAATATAGAACTGAAAGGAAAGGAACCAGTACCTAGTTAATTTCCAGTCAGACAAACTGGATAGGTCTGGTTCTGATAAACAGCAGAAGACAATTAATTTTAGGAAGACTAGTGGCTGATGGTCAGACACGAATCTTAACTTGCATTTAATCAGTTGGATCATTTTACGAGAATGGGTTTCCAATACAAAGTCTTCAATTTAATAGTTAGTTTCTGTACTGCCAGCTTGTGATGTTGGCCTTCTGATAGGCTGGTAATCCTTGCTCAGAATTTGCTCGAATAAAGGTAGTATATAGAATCAATTATGGGATATAGAATCTAATTTATGTCTGAGAGCATCACAGTTGTAACTTAAAGCTGATTTGTGGTCGGAATGCGTCTGCTCTAGTAAACCTTCGTATATTAAATTAGTTCTCTGTTCTCATCTGATTAAGGTGTTAATGTGAGTATGATATTTTTACTAATAGACAAATCATCGATCatattttttaatctttgttATCTATTAGACAAATTCCTGCTCCCTATTTTGTCTGTGGTCCTAGCCAAGGATGTATTAGACTTTTAGATTAGGATGCAAATCATGTGCATTTGGGTAACAAAACCCTCAAGCCTCTATTCGAGTCAAAAGCAATGTTCATGAGCTTCAGGGAAGAATGGGTTAGGTTTGAAGAGGTGGCCGACAAATGCTTCACTATTCATCTTCGTGGCTCTTTACTGGCTGACCGGGTATATAGTATTCATTTCTGAAGTTGATGATTACAACAATAAAGTTCTATTGTCCCTACTTGGTGCCTATGCTTTCTCTCTGTTTAAGTGCTTTATCATATTACATTAACATGATTTGATTTCTTTTGGAGATATCTTATGGCTTTTGTGCCTTGGCTTCCTCCCACTCAACAGATTGGTCAAGAACGGAAAAAGGATAAGATCAAGCTCctcaaagagagaaaaaaaaacgcGGAAGCCAGTAAAACCGGCTGACCTACTAGTTCCAATCTTCTGCTGCAGCCATCAAGAGATTCTCTTGAGTCTGCTATTTGCGGCCGTCGTGTGCCCCTGTCGAGTTTCCAAAGTATAACACAATACAATATACTTCTGATTTATTTTCGGTCATTTTTGTTCCTAAAGAGGCTTGACTACCAGAAAGTAACTTATGCAACAAATTTTCAGTAGACTTGTATTATTCAAGTACTTTGTACCATCTAAAGAGACTTCAGCTTGACATTCTTGTGAGTGGATATGTGATCAAATTCTctgcctttatttatttattttttttgtagaaatcTCCATATCAGCACTTGATTCAGTATACAAACTCTCCTTTCCAACCCTGAAATGTTTGTCTTTGTTTTTAACTGTTGAGACCCTTAATTGACAGGGATTTATCACTCCCTGGATGTGTATTAACATAAAAAGCTAGAGACAgtcatatgtgtgtgtatatatatatatatatatttgtgtgtgtgtgtgtgaacaacatgatgatgaGTCTGACAAAAAACAACTCTTTGATGCCTGTGATTTCTCACTGGATAGGTAAAAAAGGACTCCACAGTTCCACACAACAACTGAGCATCTGTATTATATATaaaaacaatataaattatatattttataaattattatactAATGAATGGATTAGGAGTGTAACAAATAAATCATTCATTTTCCTTGTGTGGACTAAAACAAGAAGAAATTAGATCTTGGCTTATAATGATAATTGAAATACCAGGTTGGATTGCTTTTCAAAATGATaatggcttatatatatatatatatatatatatatatatatatatatatatatagtaggttgaTTAAAATTAGTATCATCTTCATTAAAACTTTGGTGGTCTATCCATTTCTATTTCTTCTTATCGATTTatagcatttttttctttttttatattattccaTTTTAGGttctttgtttttttcttcttttttgtttttctaagtATAAGTTTACTCTTTTGTCTTAAAGTGTTCATGAAATCTTGGATTATGTAAATTATCGTttaattaaaggtattttgaagAATATAATTCGATCAAAATTGAGGATGAGCTTCGGTATAACGATAATGTTGCTTATAGTAAGATTGCGTATATTAATCCTCTCCACCAaggttcatctttttttttttgtattaatagATATGCATATATGGATGAGTTCATCTTCAAATCAATTGCAGACAGAAAAAATTCCTTGATTAGATTTACAACTTATGCTCATAATGCAAAATATGATGCTAATATGGACTATCAGAAATAATTTGTTTTAGAAGGTTTATACAGCACAGGTAATTAGGAAGCATAAGCTATTGTGTTAGAGGCAACTTGACTGCATGATCACATTGCAAGTGAACATTATCCTTTTCCTAAGAACACTGAACTTGAAGATTAAATAATGCAGAAAGAGCTTATGATGGAGAAGATAAGAGAATTGTTGGTTCTTAATCTCTCTTAATTAGAGGCCACTTCCATAGATGACCCATATGTCAAATGTTATTTTCTGGCTCAATTTTGATACATCAGCCAGCAATTTGTATCAGTGATGTTGTTGTGATATGATACATTGTGGTTGAAGATGGATCTGTGAGAGGTGCAGTAAACCAAGCAATGATCAGTGAAGAGAGGAAAACTCTGCTTGCCTCCATGCAGAGGAAGGCAGATCTTAGAAGAAGAGAACAGAAACCATCAAGTGAATGCAACACCCAATCATATGCAGCTACAATGTCACTCTTACAAGACAAGCACAAAGGTGTTTTATTCACCAAGATAAGTAGAAGATTTCATTAGGTTATGCTGCTACTCTTTGAGCTCAAGTAACAAATGAGCATGGCTATGATGTTGTTGAtctcttttttcttcctttttcttttgtcttTAAGATGGTTGAGGGGATCACCAAAACCTACAAGgatcaagaaaaaaaagagagaaaagaaggggGACATGCTCACTAAATCTTTTTAttctatacatatgtatatagctGCCTTCTTCAAACAAAAAGTAGATCCTGTTGAGATAGGACATGTATCATTTCCATAGGAAAGTCCATGGCCCCCTTGCTGCTCCCATCCTGCAAGAGAGCAAAAAATTTTACTTGACATCAATTCTTGAAGCAAATGAGGCTTTGAGGTTTTAATGGTGTCTAAAGATtgatttcttcctttttctttcatctATTTCATCTGTCATAAATTCCCATCTACACAATAACCAGATGCCATGATCTTGAATGGTCTGTCATACCTCCAAGCACTGGCAAATGTCCTTATGCTCATGTAGATTGTTAGTGCAATCCAGATTCCAATGAATCCATGAGTTGAGGAGAGGTATATAAGGCAGGGAATGCTAATAGAAGCCACTACAACCTGAAAACAGGATCAAGTTAGGCAGAGAAGGCAGACAGTAAGCCAGCAGATTGCAGAGTGAAGAGACTTGCCATAGAATATGCAGAATATGTGTAATCAGATGCTCCAAAGTTGATTCCATCAAATACGAAGGCCAAGGAATTGATTGTTTGCGTTCCGGCAACAAACTGAGTTGCAAAATCAAGTATAAACATTTTAGattgtgaagaaaaaaaaaatcacataataTGCAGCTAAAAGGTATGACACTCAAACATGTGCCAAGCCAACACTTGATAAGCATTTTATCCAAATTATTATGCATATTATATCCAGAAAAATGACATACTGGGAGGCCTTTGTGGATTATTCTCTGCACATTCATGTCCTTGGTGAATATACCAGATCCAAATTGAACTCCTACTCCAAGCATAACCGTGAGACCAATCCCCAATAGAATGCTATACTGTAATGTCAATTGTATTGTTATGAGCTGAGGGTTGAAGACATTGAAGTGTTGTTCTTATAAGAATGATTGATACCTGCAAGACGCGAGCTGTAGCAACGACAACCTTGTCATGATCTCCTTTGGCAAATGATGTGGCAAGTATTGCCTGCAAAACATTTATTATATAACTTGTTTCATATGCAATGTATGATTTCCTACACTGGTTTCAAGTCAGTATCAAAATTCAGTAGATTTTAAGAGTACAACTTCTTTGACAATAATACAGAGTTGATCACCTTCCGTACAGATAATTAGCAGCAGATGCAACTATGTCTAAGCTAAGAATATCTTCAAGACGAAGAGAGGCAAAATGAATCACTAGGGGTTTTTTGTGATTAAAAGAAATATTAGGTTCTTCTCTATGCAATTAGATATGCTATTTTCCATGATCCTTAAGGAAAAATTCAGAAAGAATGTGCAAGTCAATGTTCTTTTCCGAGGATTATACTCTTACCTGCCCTGCGACAGCTAATCCATCAGCAAGAAGAGATGTTGCCAACCAAAGTTGCAAGCAGACCTGGAAAGCTGCCATAGAAGTCGGTCCATGGCGTGCAGCCAATGATGCTGCTAGTGTGACACAAAATGTTACAGCTATCACCCGTGCCAACAGCAGAAATCCTGAGTTCCAGAGGAAAAAGAACACCGAATTTAATCAGAGAATTCAAGAACATTCTTTTGGGTAGAAGTAGAACTACCTTTGGAAAGTACAGGCTATAGCATTTCAAGAACAAGTAACTTCATCCAGCATAAATATGAGGATGTTAAGTAGCTAGCTAATTTCATCTCAAGTACAAATTCAATAAAATAAAGCATAAGATGTATTGGCACAAAGCTACCAAATCATGGATTCTACAGAGCACTTACCACATCTCAGAAATCGTCTAAATTTCAGGGCTTTCATACTAGGCGGCACGATATCAACTTTCAGCACTAGTCTACATAGTAGTATCAGTGTTATGAGGTACCTACATGGAGGAAGGAAACTGTTGTTTACATAAGCCAACATGAGAAAACGCAAGAACATATAAGACTAGAACTTACTGAGAAATAACATGAGCAATAGCTGCACCACTGACACCCATATGGAAAACAAACATCAAGACTGGGTCCAAAATGATGTTGCTGACATCTCCGACCACTACAATGTGAAGAACAGGAGAAAGGTGGACTTTAGAACATAAATTGGAATCCAGAAACGGTCCCTATATCATGTGATCATTATTCATATTTGTTGAATCTAGGGAGCTAGAATTTAGTAGCTAATACAAAATCACAAGAGCAAAATAACGATCTAAACATAATGAAGTCTCATCAGTCGGTATGCAAGTTTTCCAACTTGAAAGCAGAAGTTTCCGCTGGTTAAATTGCAGTGAGAAAGACTTGCTCACCAGTTGCATACAGAGGAGTTTTAGTGTCCTTAAATCCTCGAAAAACCCCTTGCATTGCTAATGACAAGAGAACAGCAGGTGCACCAAGAGATCTTAATGTCAAATACCTCAATGCTGGGGCAAGCATAGGTGATTCCTGTTTGAGAAAAAAGTGCATGCTCAGAAGCAATTCACCAGTGGTTACAATTTTTCAGCTGCTATATTtacagaagaaaagaaaatgttgcagATGAACAGATTGAAAATTTGGTGATCTAGCAAGGAATTCCAATTAGTCAGCAATTTTTCCTTAGCAGTCTATCAGGTGGTAAAAGAAGGATCGGCGTTTATCTGATTCATCGATGTTAAGTTCTTCTGTATTAGGACTTGTTAAAGAGCCAAAAATTAGTTTAAGCAGCACGACAAATTAACCCTTGTTATAACTATGAATATATACTTACAGAATTCACACCCATAATTCTCAACACGAATTTTGCTGCAAAAATAAGGAAAACAGCCTGAAGAAGTCCAACCACTCCACCAACGATCAGGGCTGAAGAAACCGAAGGAATGTATCTGCGGTTGCCGCCAAATCCTCCGCAAAATTTCGGAACAAAAGATGCAGTGCACCCTATCTTCTCAGAATCTGGAAGTGTTGGCAGTTGAGTACATAAACCAAAGAGATTAGTTTGTGCTCTTGAGCAATATATTGAGTGTAAGAAGTGAGCTATTAAATTGCAAGATATCGATACCGTCGCAAGGAGGGAGCTCTTCTGTTTCAGCATTTGCAGGACATGCCTTTTCCAAGTCTTCACCTTTCACTTCTTCAACACATGTGCTCATGATTGCATCTTCCTCTGCCACAAAGGATGTTGTGACACTAACAAGAGGGTAGATACATATCTTTGAAACTTGGTTGAAAATGGCAATAGAAACGCCTACGGCAGCGATCTCCACCGAGCCTGCATTTGATTTACGAATTCAAAGAAAAAGATGTGCAAGCAGAACTTTTGGGACAAGAAAAACGTTGAAGATAATTGCAACTGGAAAGTCAACCAAATTAAGCTAACTGAAGAACATGCTCTGCTCACAATTTGGGGaagaaaatttcattcaaaatttGCCAGACTACAAACTATTTAACAATTGGTTTTCGTAATTTTGAACAATTACAGACAATGAGAAGCGTTTGCAAGTTGATATTTCTGATCAGGTGAAGAGGAATCATGAGACTCAATGACACAAGAAAGGGTGGATCGGGCAAACCTAGTCTGCCGATGAATGCAGTGTCAACCAGAGAAGCAAGTGGATCAGCAGCTAAAGCCAGTGCTGCAGGCACTGCAATCCTCAGAATCTCCTGCCCCAGCTCGTCCATCCTGAACACTCGCCTGGCGATCGAGGAACAAAGCATGAGCTCGTGCTGCCAACACCTCCCCACCGCAAAAGACGGGAAATGACGTACCTGATGtccaagaagaagatatagaagcCAGTCTTCCTTGGCTTCTCTCTTCGTTCACCCCCCGAACTCGTCATGCTCGAAACATCCGCACAACCCGCCCTTCCCTTATCGGATTCACCTGGCGCAGCTTCCATCGCTCGACCACTTGCTGCTCTCCACTCTGGCGTACAGCGAAACAGCTGCCACCGAAGACAGCGGCAATGCTGCTAATTAGTGCGAGTCTTCCTTTTAACACCGAGAAATCATTCAACTGGGAAAAGGATCGATGACGAGTGAGGAACAGCGTCAAAATCTGGAGGAGAAGTCTGCAAACATTCCACTCGAGAGCAAACAGACACCACAATTTATGAACCTTGGAATCGCAGTTGCGATGCCAACATCAATCATTATCAGATCGAACGCATTCAAAGGTGTTCGATCGGTGCGGCAAAGACCAAACGATGAGGCAGCGTCAGATGAGCCGCCTCCCAACACTGTGGCATCGTGCGATCTCTCATGCAATGACGTCCGCCGTGCGCATAGATTACGTGAGGAAGGTGGCGTAGAGTGGTGGTGAGAGAGCCAAGGGGAACGGAGACCATTGTCCGTAAACTACATGAAGCGTCGAACAGCGTTTGGCCAAACAATCGAGTGGTGCAGAGAAGTATTTTTGTACAGCCAAAAGAACACGTGAGAACTAAACACGTGCAATTTTGTTCATCCGCATGTTTCACGTGGAGCCTTTTATGGATCATGTAAATGCCATGCaattaattgaaatattatgttggtaaaattatatatatatcttttaaaatGTGTTAAATAAGTTGTGAGGTCAAATGATTAGTGGAAATAATAAAGGGCATTTTAGGCatttaaaatattgatatttTATTCAACTTTGGTGATAATTAAGATTTATAGTAGTTAACCTAAGTGTAGAGGGCAGATGTTAATGGGGTGGTACATATGGAATATTTGAATATTAATAAGAATATAAATGTAAATTATATATGTAATATTAAAATCCACaggttagaaaagaaaaaaaaaattgtatgaaACAAATATTCATAAATATCTATAATCATAG encodes the following:
- the LOC103995774 gene encoding protein DETOXIFICATION 42 isoform X1; this encodes MSIGADKLFRCTPEWRAASGRAMEAAPGESDKGRAGCADVSSMTSSGGERREKPRKTGFYIFFLDIRRVFRMDELGQEILRIAVPAALALAADPLASLVDTAFIGRLGSVEIAAVGVSIAIFNQVSKICIYPLVSVTTSFVAEEDAIMSTCVEEVKGEDLEKACPANAETEELPPCDDSEKIGCTASFVPKFCGGFGGNRRYIPSVSSALIVGGVVGLLQAVFLIFAAKFVLRIMGVNSESPMLAPALRYLTLRSLGAPAVLLSLAMQGVFRGFKDTKTPLYATVVGDVSNIILDPVLMFVFHMGVSGAAIAHVISQYLITLILLCRLVLKVDIVPPSMKALKFRRFLRCGFLLLARVIAVTFCVTLAASLAARHGPTSMAAFQVCLQLWLATSLLADGLAVAGQAILATSFAKGDHDKVVVATARVLQYSILLGIGLTVMLGVGVQFGSGIFTKDMNVQRIIHKGLPFVAGTQTINSLAFVFDGINFGASDYTYSAYSMVVVASISIPCLIYLSSTHGFIGIWIALTIYMSIRTFASAWRMGAARGPWTFLWK
- the LOC103995774 gene encoding protein DETOXIFICATION 42 isoform X2, with the protein product MEAAPGESDKGRAGCADVSSMTSSGGERREKPRKTGFYIFFLDIRRVFRMDELGQEILRIAVPAALALAADPLASLVDTAFIGRLGSVEIAAVGVSIAIFNQVSKICIYPLVSVTTSFVAEEDAIMSTCVEEVKGEDLEKACPANAETEELPPCDDSEKIGCTASFVPKFCGGFGGNRRYIPSVSSALIVGGVVGLLQAVFLIFAAKFVLRIMGVNSESPMLAPALRYLTLRSLGAPAVLLSLAMQGVFRGFKDTKTPLYATVVGDVSNIILDPVLMFVFHMGVSGAAIAHVISQYLITLILLCRLVLKVDIVPPSMKALKFRRFLRCGFLLLARVIAVTFCVTLAASLAARHGPTSMAAFQVCLQLWLATSLLADGLAVAGQAILATSFAKGDHDKVVVATARVLQYSILLGIGLTVMLGVGVQFGSGIFTKDMNVQRIIHKGLPFVAGTQTINSLAFVFDGINFGASDYTYSAYSMVVVASISIPCLIYLSSTHGFIGIWIALTIYMSIRTFASAWRMGAARGPWTFLWK